ACCGTAGTTCGCGGCGGTACCACCTGCACAACCTCGTTAGAAGTAACGAAAGGTACAGCCAGGTCTGTAGCGGCAGTGGTGGAATCGTAAGGTTTACCATATAAATTAACCAGGTAGAAGTATTCCAATGCACGGCCTAATAAGGCTTCGGCCTTCAGGCTTCTTTTCTGAGCGTTGGTACCACCTGTGGCGTCATCTATTCCCAACAATACAGTATTATATTGATTGATCTTGGTATAGTGCTCTGCCCAGAATAAGGGGGCGACGTTGAGATCGCTGGAAAACTGGGGTGCCCATGTATACAGCAATTCTGCAGGCTGAATAGGCGGATTGGTGATACTGGGGACATCGACATTATCGCCCAGATAACCTGCGGTGCCAGTAGGAGCTCCAAATCCATTATTAAGGCTGGGATCGTTGAGCCATTGATCGTAATTGGTTACCGTTGTAAGCGTTGTTTTGCCTTTGGGCTGCACATCCAGGTACTTGTCGCATCCGGTTAAAACCAGGCCACAAAGAACAATGTATATAAAAGAATATTTATGCTGTTTCACTTGTCTGCATTTTAGAAGTTGGTAAAAATGGCAAGGGTGTAAGTAGGCGTCAGGTACGACTTGGCATAACTGCCAGTAGCCATACTGTAGTTGTATTTATTAAACCCTACTGTCCAGAGATTAGAAGCCTGGCATTTTATCTCAAAATGACTAAAGCCTATTTTTTTGATAAACTTACTGTTATCAAGGCTATAGGAAACGGTGAGATCGCCAAGTGTTATATAGTCTCCATTTACAACATAAGCATCGGCATAGTTATATGCATCAAGCGCCATGGTATTGCCGTAGAAGCCTGCCAGGTTCATTACGTCGGTGGTGGCTTCGTCGCCACGTTTTTTCCAGTAATTACCTGCGCCCTCCAATGGTCTTTGTGTGTTTGGAGTAGGCCTTGGTACCCTTACTTTAAATCCGCCATAATAGTTGATCATGCAGAAGATGTAAAAGTTCCCGATATCTATACGGTTGCTTAACCCTGCATTGATGGTAGGGATAGAAGTACCTGCATACCTGGTAAGGCCCGATGTATCGCTTTTAGACGCGATAGCAGTAGGAGATGTTGAGCTGGCGATATTTGTACGATAATACTGTCCCCTGTCGTTCACCATCAAAGGATAACCTGCTGTATCCAGTCCGGCATAGCCAAAAGCAAACTGAGCACCTACAGGATATCCTTTTACATATCCCAGTACATTAAGCGTTCTGGGGTTGTAGTCGCCTGTACGGTAAACCGATAACACTTTGCTGGTGTTACGGCCAAGCACGAAGCCAGTGTTCCAGTTAAATTTAGAAGTAGTGATCCAATCGGCATGCAGGCTCAGCTCCAGGCCGCTGTTATCGATGGTTGCCTGGTTTATCAACGATGGGCTTGCTCCTATGGTTGGATCGATCTGCGCATTACCTAACAGATCGGTACTTTTCTTTTTATAATAATCTACAGTACCATAAATATTATTAGAAAAGCGATAGTCAAGACCAATATTTGTACTTCTTGTTTGCTCCCAACGCAGGCTACTGTTTGCATAAGACAGCAACCTGAGCGCCTGAGAAGTTGGTGAAGTATTATAGTTCAGTGTAGACTGCGCTATCACCTGCGGCAGCGACATTTTAGCTACGTTTCCATTGAAGCCATAGGCAACGCGCAGCTTAAGGGTATTGATCCAGTCGATATCCTGCATAAAGCTTTCTTTATGGATATTCCATGCAGCACCCAGTGACCAAAGCGGCTTGTATTTGTACTTAGGGTTTGTACCAAAGAGGTTTGACTGGTCTATACGCATACTTCCTGTAAGCGAGTATGTATTTTTAAAAGAATACACAACGTTGGCGTAGCCTGACAAAAACCGGTCTTCGGTATATTGCTCGTTGAATAAGTTGGAATAATCGCTAAAAAGCGCATTGGTAGAGATGCCAAACGGGTTCTTAATAACACCTGTAAAGATACTGGCATAGTCTACCGGCTGCAGCAGCAAGGTCTGATCATTGTAACCAAACTGCGATGTGAGGTTACTGCTGTTTATAACGTTCCTTATTTCAGCACCCAATATGGCGTTAACAGAATGCAGAGATCCTATTCTCTTATTATAGTTCAGCTGAGCACGTCCTGTATAACTGGAGGTATTGGAAGCTTCGCGTTGCAGCAGATCGCCTTTGGGCACATTAAGCTTAATTGTACCATCTGTATTCTGCGTAGTATACAGGTTGATGGCATTCCTGGTTTGAAAAGACGCAGCACTTGCCAGGTGGCGGAAATCGGAGCGGGATGTTTCATAAATGCCGCCGAAAGACAAATCGAAACCACTGCCAATGTTATAATTGAAATTAGCTGTGATACGGTTATTAATGGTACGGGTTTTATCGCTCACCTCATTTATTTCCTGTAATGGATAGTAGAGTTGATTCTGCAAACCCATAGCAACCAGCGCGTCGTTGTAGAAAGGCGTAAGTCCTGAACCCGATACAAATGAAGGATTACCGTTTGCATCTTCGAAGCGTTCATAAGAAAGCGTAGAAGTTGGAGAAGGCACAGGAACATTATTCACACGATGTTCCTGGTAATCGGTCGTCAGCTCCAGGGAAAGGCGCTGGGACAATTTAAGTGTACTGCGGGCGGAAAGCAAGAACTTATTGTTATCGTTTTTGATATCCGACAGGCGGTTGCGGGTATAGTTGGCAGTTATATAGTATAACGCATTACCAGTGCCGCCGGAGACATTGAAATTATAAGTCTGCGTCAATGCCGAGCGCTTAAACAGCCTGCTGTAATCGTTGAGGTTATCATAACTGAGCAAACTGGCATATGCCTGCTGGGCCTGGTATGGTGTAATAACCTTGGCGGCTTCCTGGGCCATGATGTAATAAACAGGGTTACGGGATGTAGTACCCTGGCTATTGGTATTCAATAAGCCCCAGGTACTGGCGTTGATGCCTGAAGCGTAAATATCTTTCTGAAAGTTTACAGCGATAGCGGAAGCATCGGATGCCCACCTGTAGCGGCTATAGTTTTCTTCGGGTGTCATACCGGCAGTAGCGCGGAATGAAAACCTGGGCTTACCTAAAGCAGCCTGTTTTCTTTCTATCACGATCACCCCGTTGGAAGCACGCACACCGTATACCGTGGCTGCGGCGGCATCTTTCAGGATGGTTACAGATTTGATCTCATTGGGATCGAGCATATCCAGCGTTAGCTCTGTAGGGTAACCATCTACCACAATCAAAGGGCTTTGATTTGCGGACATGGTTGAAATACCACGGATGTTAAACAGGCTCCTGGAGTTGGAACTGGTACTTCCGGGCGTAGTGCTGGTAAAAGAGATATTATTGTTGATCATTAAACCCGGCATCCTGTTCACCAGGCCATCTATGAAGTTAGTACTGATCCTGGATTCATATTCTTTTGTGCTGAGCTGTGCTACGGCGCCGGTGCTTTGCTCGGGCCGTATGCGCTGATAACCGGTGTTTACAGACTGAATGAGCAATTCGGAGAGTTCGGATACTGTAGCAGTCATCACTACTTCAAACGATGTTCTCTCGCCAACAGAGACCGTATGCGGTGCATAGCCGATGAGCGCGAAAGTTAATTTCTCGCCTTTATTGGCCACTATTTCAAAGTGGCCTTTATTATCGGTAGTGGTAGCGGCATAAGTACCTCTGCCGGGTGCAACCACTGAAACAGTTACGCCTGCCAGCGGCTTGCCTGCGGAGTCTTTTACGATTCCGGAAACAGGCGGTGGCGGCAGATATGCCTGTAGCTCCGGCACTATGTTCTTTTTAACCGGAACCGCCGGTGCAGTAGTAATACTAATGGTTTTGCTTTCTATAGAATAGCGAAGCGGCTGATGCGCAAAGAGCTCTTCCAGGAATTCCAGCAAAGGCTTATCCGTTGCCTGGATAGTTACCGGCCGTGCTATTTTCAAAGTATTTTCCGGATACAGAAAAACATAGCCTGTTTGCTTTTCTATTTCAGAAAAAACAGTCTTCAGAGAAGTATTTTTCCCGGCAAAGGAAACCTTCTGAGAAATGCCTTTTGCGCTTACATTTAAAAACGCCACTGTAACGAGTAGTATCGTTAGTCTCATAGCTAACAGGGTTTGGAAACGAGAACGGTTATCCCCATAGGGAAACCATCTACAAAATGCAGTTTTTAGCATACTTTTATGCAGTTTGGTTGTGAAATAAGCAGTCCGCGAAGACTCGTTTTGGTTTACATTATCCAAACATTCCGGCCAGTGATGTTCCCGCATTACTGGCTTTTTTTGTGTGGACAAGATCTTTATCAGGTCATATATAGTTATTTATTTTCTATAATAAGTGTTTTGCCTTCGAGCGTGGCATGAATGCCGTAGCCATTCAGGAATCTTATAAGACCAGGTAATTTCACTTCTCTATCCATTTTACCTTCAAACCTGATAACCGGTATTGCACCTTCGTATTTTACCTCTATATCGTACCATCTTTCCACTTCTTTCATAACCGTTTGAAAGCTGGCGCCGTTAAAATCGAAAACACCATTTTTCCAGGCCAGTACCTGCTGCAAATCGGCATTTACAACACTGAGCGCCTGTGTTGCTCCCCTGCCCGTTCCCTGAACAGATTGCTGTCCGGGTGCCAGCATCACAGCATCGGAGGCTTTCAGCTTATTGATAATTTTCACCTTCCCATCCACGAGGGTGGTTTTAATAGCGTCATAATCCTTATAAGCATTAACATTAAACTGCGTGCCCAGCACTTCTACCTGTTCTTCTCCTGCAACATCAACAATAAACGGCCTTGTTTTATCGTGTGCCACCTCGAGATATACCTCGCCGGTTACTTTGATGTTACGAACACCGGCGATATTGGCAGCGGGATAGGTAACAGAGCTCGCTGCATTCAGCCAAACCTTTGTACCATCAGGAAGTGTGAGGTGATATTGCCCTCCCTTTGGGGTGCTCATTGTATTCATCATCACCTTCCCTGTTGAAGCGCCATTGGGTTCGTAGCGGATACTGCCGTCACTTGTTTTTATTACAGAAGCATTCCCCTGCCGGGCAATGGTTCCATCGGGGTTATCGTCGAGCTCTATTATTGTACCATCTGCAAGCGTAAGCGTGGCCTTCTGAGCCGCAGGCGCCAATTGCGGTTTTGATACAACCAACTGCGCATCCGGCACCTTTTTATACAGCGTTATGAATATTACACCGGCTGCTCCCAATAAAAGAAATAATACCGCAGCATACCGCCGGGGGAGGCTCCACAAGGGGCGCAACCTGCCGCCAGAAGCGCTTTTCTCTTTTTTCGCATAGAGCTCAGGCGCTTTCGCATCTTCAGCCTGCCTGGCTGCTTCTTCAAATTCCAGCAGCCGCGAAGGCCACCGGGAGCGCTGCAGCAGCTTATGATATAACTGCTCATTAGCTGGTGATAGCCCAAGCCATTCCTGCAGCATAAGGGCTTCCTGTGGTGTTATTTCACCACTCAGCTGTTTCAAAAGCAGTTGCGCTATTTCGGTTTCGGAATATGACATATCTGATGCTATCATGTATTATTACCGCCGGCTAACCTTTTCGTGCCAAAAAAGTCAGAATTTTTTTTAGCAGCTGCCAGTCGGCGTTTAAAATTGATATGGAAAGAAGGAGCAGGAAGGTTCTTTTTTGGATCCAGCTCCGTAACATTTCTATGGCGCGGCGTTTCTGGCTTCGCACAGTAGCCGGGTTAGCATCAAGGATCGCGGCTATTTCGCGGGGATTTTTCCCTTCATAATAGGATAATTCGAAAATACGGCGATAATCGGGGCCCAGTTCAGAAATGGCCTCCGTGAGTAAATGGCTCATTTCGGCCTCAATTATTCTATGGCTGACGTCTGTATCGACTGAAGTCTGTTCCGGCTCCTGAAGGGTATTAAGAAAGGCATTCCGGCGACTTTTGGACTCCAGCAGCTTCAGTGCGTGGTTTCTAACGGCGAAATACAGGAGATTTTTCAGGTGTTCATTAGACTGGAGCTGCGCTCGGGCATTCCAAAGCGCTATAAAAGCATCGGCCACTACGTCCTTTATTTCATCCCATTCCAGCTGAAATTGCCGGGCGTGAAAAAAAAGGCGGGATTTAAACAGGTGGTACGCCTGCCTGAAAGCCTGTTCATCGCCCCCGGCGATGCGCAGATAAAGATCATCTCCCGGAGACAACTGTGTCGCGTGTTTTGGCTGGTCGTTCAATACTTGTTTAATTGGCTTCCTGGTGCAAAATAAAAAAAACAGCACCAAAGTTAGAAGAATACAATGAAGAAGCTTTTCGCTTGCTACTGCAATGAAACGTCTTTTCCTTTGAAATTGTTGCGGCATTGCAGCATTGGTGCTATTAAAACCAGGTGCTGCTTCAGTTTATCAAGCACCAAAACCCTTATAGCTGTGATACCTGTTATCTGCTTATACAGGCCCGGATGTTTGGCGTAACCACACCTTCAACTAATGACAACAGTGGCTTTGCAAGTGTCTTTTGAGACGGTGGATTACCGGCAGCATCGACGCAGGATGTAATTATGAGGCTGATAGTGGCTGTTGAGCCGCTTTGATCGCTTTTTAATGATCCGAAAAGCACTTTCAGAGTTTAAGAAAAGATTTCAACCGGCTTAGCAGTATCAGTTGATCGCCATATGCCGCCAGCGTTGCGGTATCAAGTGTTTGCATTTGTTCCAGCGTATGAAGAAGGTATAGCGGATCTTCTGTTTTTAAATAATGAATAAAATAAAGAAGTTTTTCCGCACACGCCGACAAACTTTGTTTATCGGCGTCCGGAAATTTACTTTTACGGGAGAATTTACGACAAGCCTCAGAAAGGTCCCGCTGGCATTGGTCTATCACAGGCCCTTCTACATCTTCTCCAGCACATGCTATCACTTTATGTGCAAGCGTGAACAGCTCCCGGAATACCGCATATTTAGGAGATGCCAGCGCGTGGTCTACCGCAGCTATTTCATGCCCGGTCAGGATTGCGCATAAGTATAGTAATCGCCTGGGATCAAGGCCGGCATATTCATCTGCCAGCATTTTCTGATATTCAAAAAAGTTTTGTGTTCTTCCCATGTTTTTAATAAAAAGAGAGCACTTACCTGTGCAGTGTTTTAAAAGGCTTATCCATACTGTAATATAACAAATGGAGGGGCATCCAGGACATCTTTTTTAACCGATCCGGAAGCACACCTGGTCGATCACCTCTTATCGATCCGGAACATAAAACGGGAACAAAAATTACAATAAATTCTCCTGCGCAGCCTGATAAACGGTCCTGATCATCGGTTGAAAGCCAAGGCTACGGGCAAGCGAACCATCTGCATGAAGATGCCAGGGGTTTTGAAGAGGTTCAGCTGACGGCTCCATTTTTCCACCAGCGATTTGGATCAGCTCATACACCGAAAGCGTAGCTTCATCTGTAATATTAACGATTCTTCTATCCATGGCGCCTGCAAGAACTACATTCATTGCGGTGGCAATATCAAGGTGGTGGATGGTACTTATTTTCATAGCAGGATGCATCTTTCCTGCTATAGCATGCCCCTGTAACGATTCCAGATGTCCGTCGGCATCGCCGTAGACAAAGGGAAACCTTAGAATAGACCAGTTAAGTTCACTTACGCGTAGCTCTTTTTCAGCCTCCACTTTACTGGCAGGATATGGATGTTGCGGCTCAACGACATCCTCTTCACAGCCCGGGTGCGAATTATTTATATTGTATACATGATTGGTACTTGCAAAAATAAAGCGGACACCGGGATTATGTTCTTTTGCGGCCATAATAAGGTTATGGGTACCTTCCAGATTACTCTTCCAAATCAAATCTGTGTCTTGAGTGCGAAAAACAGCGGCAAGGTGGATAATTGCCGATACACCTTTCACTGCTTGCGCCAGCGTAGGCGTATCAAATAAATCTCCCTCCATCATTGTTATGCCCGATGGAACATTTTTCCCCTTTCGCACCAATGCAACACATTCCCAACCCATTTTCTGCAGACGTGGTACCAATCGTGCTCCAACAAGGCCGGTCGCTCCCGTTATCAATATTTTACCCAACTGAATGCTCATACCTATTTATTTTGTTTTGAACAAAACTCGTGGCAACAGGAGAAAAAGAGCTGGACAAAAACCGGCAGATTCAGGACAAATCCTGAAAAAATTCAGCTACTGTTTTACCAGTATTTTTTTTAAACAAACGGGAGAAATAGTCTGGATCGCTAAATCCTAATTCAAAAGCCAGTTCTTTAACAGAAGACTTTTGCCCATAGTGCATCCGGCGTCTGGCCTCCAGCATCAAACGATCTGTCAAAAATTCCTTGGGCGACAGACCGGAATAGTATTTAACAATTTGGTATAAACTATCAGTACTCACTCCAAGCTCCTCTGCAATACTCCTGATTGTTGGATGATCTGTCAGATTTTCCTCTACAAAAACTTTGAACCCGATAAATTTATCAAGTCTGTCATCGGACAACTGTCTTTCTGATCCGAAATAAGTAGTGTTAATCTCCGTCAGCAAACTATTTAAATGAGCCAGAATAATTTCAGGATCAGCATCAGTGGAGCCTAATAAAGACGAGAGTATATTAAAAATAATAGTTACACGGACAGCAGCAGCAGGAGAAAAATGTATTTTCTGCCTATTAAGCGGATTCAGAAGAAACGGATATTGCTTAGGCAGCCTCGAGAGACATTCTTCATCAAAGCCTAATTTATAATAATCACTCGCATGTGATGAAGTTGGCAACTGTCTGACCTGGTGTGGCATCAGGAACAACAATTCATGTTTCTCAACATTAAGCTGCTTCATGTCGACGCTGCACTGGCTGAACCCCTCAATCACAAAGAGAAAAAAGTAATAAGGTAAATGCTGTACCAGTTCACCTCTTTCAGTAACCTCCGGGGAAAGATGCCCAAAGCCCGGTGAAACAATCCGGATAGGCAGCAAATTGTTTTGGTTCAAATGATGATGGGAGGAAATCATACTACACATGCCGATAAATTTACTTTAGCCGGGTAAGATTAACAGGTAAGAACTGTACCTAAAATTAAGCTAATGCCGTCATTTGTGAAACAGCTGACGAGAGTAGTCTTACACCACTACCGGAGATTATTCTATACGTTGTTATCAAAAACAATGGAAATCTATACTTTTCATTTTACATGTTTTGTGGTTCATTTTTGAATTCAAAACTAGTTACGGTGGATAGTCTCCTGAATTTTTATTCTGCCACATTTCCGGCTGAGTTCAAAAATAGTTACGAAGGACGGCAAGCACTAACAATTTTGAGAGACCGAAAGATACGGGAAGAGCAAGGTACTGCTCCGGAATTTACCGCAAAAGATTTTTCGGGGAAGCAGGTTAAGTCAAGTGATTTCAAAAACAAATACATCCTGATTAACTTTGGGGCATCTTATTGCGCTCCTTGTATTCAGGAGTTTCCAGCACTTACAAATATGATAAAGAATTTACCGCAAAATGAGGTTGTGGTTATCTATGTTAACAGAAATAAAAGTTATGAAGCGTTTACCAAAGTAAAAGAGAAATACAATTTAGTTGGCTTGCATCTCAAGTCTAATGATACCTTGGATAGAAAATATAAAGCAGAAGCAATTCCTCAACTTTACCTTATTGATAAGAATAGGAAAATATGGTACGACCGAAGCGCTCTAAACGACTATGAATTATCTAAACTGCAAAACATCTTACAGCAAACTTTCAATTTGTCGGGTCAAGTTATGAAGTAATCAGGATACATCAACACGGCATGCAAACATACTATCGGTAATTGTCAGCGCTAATTATTCATAAAGATTTTTCAAAGCAGATGCTGCTTTCTATTGATGCATATTGCCCGTAATTGGGAATAACGGTATAATCTGCTTTTCTATAAAGCGCAATGGCTTCCGGCATCTTGTTGCCAGTTTCCAAAATACACTTTTTATAACCCAGCTCTTTTGCCCATGCCTCCAGTTCACACAGTATGGCAGAAGCTATTCCTTTGCTTCGCTGTTCTGCGGAAACAAACATGCGTTTTATCTCCATTGCTGAGTCATCATATACTTTCATTGCGCCGCAGCCGACAGGGGTTCCATCTATGAAAACAACAACCACGTTTTTCAAAAGATCTATGGAGTTATATTGCATAAAGAAATCATTGGCATCACCGTTACGCTTCGCAAGGTCACGATCCAATTCAGCTACCAATATTTGAAAATGCTTATTCTCAGAAGTAGTTCTTTCGATATTTGTCATGATGGGTTACAGCTTTATAGAGAACAGTAAAGCATCTTGAAAAAGGCAATCACTTACCTATGCAAAATTTACTGAATATATAATCTAATTGATCCTCAGAAGTTAACTCCCCTGAAATGAGGCCCAGGTAATGTAAGCAATGCCTTATATCCAGTGCTACAAGATCGCCCGGAAGGCCGTTCTGCAAACCACTACGAATTTCATGCAGCGAGGATTCTATCTTCTGCAATGCCTCTACATGCCGGGCATTGGTGATAATAGTTTGATCTTTTTCTATACTATCCTCTACAGCCATGCCGAAGAGTTTCTGTTGCAGTTCGGCGATACCTTCTCCTTCTTTTGCTGAAATATAAATGGTGTTAGCAGCGGCAGGTAATGCCATAGTTGCCGCATCGGCCTTATTACCTACCAGCAGGTATTGGATCTGTTGTTCCTGCAATTGCATGGCCATTACCTCCAGTTCAACGGAAGTGGTTTGGGTTACATCGTAGAGATAGAGGACCACATCGGCTTCACGCATTTTGGCGAGGCTTTTTTCAACACCTATGGTTTCTATGACATCACTGGTGTGCTCGCGGATGCCGGCAGTATCTATGAGGCGGAAAAGAACACCGTTGATGTTTAATATTTCTTCGATGGTATCGCGGGTGGTACCGGCAATATCACTTACGATGGCGCGTTCTTCCTGTAACAAGGTGTTCAGGAGGGTGGATTTGCCGGCGTTAGGTTTCCCTATGATGGCTACCTGG
The Filimonas effusa genome window above contains:
- a CDS encoding FecR family protein; its protein translation is MSYSETEIAQLLLKQLSGEITPQEALMLQEWLGLSPANEQLYHKLLQRSRWPSRLLEFEEAARQAEDAKAPELYAKKEKSASGGRLRPLWSLPRRYAAVLFLLLGAAGVIFITLYKKVPDAQLVVSKPQLAPAAQKATLTLADGTIIELDDNPDGTIARQGNASVIKTSDGSIRYEPNGASTGKVMMNTMSTPKGGQYHLTLPDGTKVWLNAASSVTYPAANIAGVRNIKVTGEVYLEVAHDKTRPFIVDVAGEEQVEVLGTQFNVNAYKDYDAIKTTLVDGKVKIINKLKASDAVMLAPGQQSVQGTGRGATQALSVVNADLQQVLAWKNGVFDFNGASFQTVMKEVERWYDIEVKYEGAIPVIRFEGKMDREVKLPGLIRFLNGYGIHATLEGKTLIIENK
- the mnmE gene encoding tRNA uridine-5-carboxymethylaminomethyl(34) synthesis GTPase MnmE, with protein sequence MLGKLAGWDDTIAALATPQGTGAIGVIRVSGSQAISVLDGLFPSKKLQEQPTHTLHVGFLKQGETVLDEVVLALFKAPRSYTGENVVEISCHGSHYVQQQILQCLVSQGVRIAKPGEFTQRAFLNGKLDLVQAESVADLIASNTEASKKQALQNMRGGFSGIIKQLRDQLLSFSALIELELDFSQEDVEFADRTQLFALLEKASVQVSKLLQSFRLGNVIKNGVQVAIIGKPNAGKSTLLNTLLQEERAIVSDIAGTTRDTIEEILNINGVLFRLIDTAGIREHTSDVIETIGVEKSLAKMREADVVLYLYDVTQTTSVELEVMAMQLQEQQIQYLLVGNKADAATMALPAAANTIYISAKEGEGIAELQQKLFGMAVEDSIEKDQTIITNARHVEALQKIESSLHEIRSGLQNGLPGDLVALDIRHCLHYLGLISGELTSEDQLDYIFSKFCIGK
- a CDS encoding RNA polymerase sigma factor, which produces MNDQPKHATQLSPGDDLYLRIAGGDEQAFRQAYHLFKSRLFFHARQFQLEWDEIKDVVADAFIALWNARAQLQSNEHLKNLLYFAVRNHALKLLESKSRRNAFLNTLQEPEQTSVDTDVSHRIIEAEMSHLLTEAISELGPDYRRIFELSYYEGKNPREIAAILDANPATVRSQKRRAIEMLRSWIQKRTFLLLLSISILNADWQLLKKILTFLARKG
- a CDS encoding GNAT family N-acetyltransferase; this encodes MTNIERTTSENKHFQILVAELDRDLAKRNGDANDFFMQYNSIDLLKNVVVVFIDGTPVGCGAMKVYDDSAMEIKRMFVSAEQRSKGIASAILCELEAWAKELGYKKCILETGNKMPEAIALYRKADYTVIPNYGQYASIESSICFEKSL
- a CDS encoding TlpA family protein disulfide reductase, with the translated sequence MDSLLNFYSATFPAEFKNSYEGRQALTILRDRKIREEQGTAPEFTAKDFSGKQVKSSDFKNKYILINFGASYCAPCIQEFPALTNMIKNLPQNEVVVIYVNRNKSYEAFTKVKEKYNLVGLHLKSNDTLDRKYKAEAIPQLYLIDKNRKIWYDRSALNDYELSKLQNILQQTFNLSGQVMK
- a CDS encoding SusC/RagA family TonB-linked outer membrane protein, producing the protein MRLTILLVTVAFLNVSAKGISQKVSFAGKNTSLKTVFSEIEKQTGYVFLYPENTLKIARPVTIQATDKPLLEFLEELFAHQPLRYSIESKTISITTAPAVPVKKNIVPELQAYLPPPPVSGIVKDSAGKPLAGVTVSVVAPGRGTYAATTTDNKGHFEIVANKGEKLTFALIGYAPHTVSVGERTSFEVVMTATVSELSELLIQSVNTGYQRIRPEQSTGAVAQLSTKEYESRISTNFIDGLVNRMPGLMINNNISFTSTTPGSTSSNSRSLFNIRGISTMSANQSPLIVVDGYPTELTLDMLDPNEIKSVTILKDAAAATVYGVRASNGVIVIERKQAALGKPRFSFRATAGMTPEENYSRYRWASDASAIAVNFQKDIYASGINASTWGLLNTNSQGTTSRNPVYYIMAQEAAKVITPYQAQQAYASLLSYDNLNDYSRLFKRSALTQTYNFNVSGGTGNALYYITANYTRNRLSDIKNDNNKFLLSARSTLKLSQRLSLELTTDYQEHRVNNVPVPSPTSTLSYERFEDANGNPSFVSGSGLTPFYNDALVAMGLQNQLYYPLQEINEVSDKTRTINNRITANFNYNIGSGFDLSFGGIYETSRSDFRHLASAASFQTRNAINLYTTQNTDGTIKLNVPKGDLLQREASNTSSYTGRAQLNYNKRIGSLHSVNAILGAEIRNVINSSNLTSQFGYNDQTLLLQPVDYASIFTGVIKNPFGISTNALFSDYSNLFNEQYTEDRFLSGYANVVYSFKNTYSLTGSMRIDQSNLFGTNPKYKYKPLWSLGAAWNIHKESFMQDIDWINTLKLRVAYGFNGNVAKMSLPQVIAQSTLNYNTSPTSQALRLLSYANSSLRWEQTRSTNIGLDYRFSNNIYGTVDYYKKKSTDLLGNAQIDPTIGASPSLINQATIDNSGLELSLHADWITTSKFNWNTGFVLGRNTSKVLSVYRTGDYNPRTLNVLGYVKGYPVGAQFAFGYAGLDTAGYPLMVNDRGQYYRTNIASSTSPTAIASKSDTSGLTRYAGTSIPTINAGLSNRIDIGNFYIFCMINYYGGFKVRVPRPTPNTQRPLEGAGNYWKKRGDEATTDVMNLAGFYGNTMALDAYNYADAYVVNGDYITLGDLTVSYSLDNSKFIKKIGFSHFEIKCQASNLWTVGFNKYNYSMATGSYAKSYLTPTYTLAIFTNF
- a CDS encoding NAD-dependent epimerase/dehydratase family protein; the protein is MSIQLGKILITGATGLVGARLVPRLQKMGWECVALVRKGKNVPSGITMMEGDLFDTPTLAQAVKGVSAIIHLAAVFRTQDTDLIWKSNLEGTHNLIMAAKEHNPGVRFIFASTNHVYNINNSHPGCEEDVVEPQHPYPASKVEAEKELRVSELNWSILRFPFVYGDADGHLESLQGHAIAGKMHPAMKISTIHHLDIATAMNVVLAGAMDRRIVNITDEATLSVYELIQIAGGKMEPSAEPLQNPWHLHADGSLARSLGFQPMIRTVYQAAQENLL
- a CDS encoding AraC family transcriptional regulator yields the protein MCSMISSHHHLNQNNLLPIRIVSPGFGHLSPEVTERGELVQHLPYYFFLFVIEGFSQCSVDMKQLNVEKHELLFLMPHQVRQLPTSSHASDYYKLGFDEECLSRLPKQYPFLLNPLNRQKIHFSPAAAVRVTIIFNILSSLLGSTDADPEIILAHLNSLLTEINTTYFGSERQLSDDRLDKFIGFKVFVEENLTDHPTIRSIAEELGVSTDSLYQIVKYYSGLSPKEFLTDRLMLEARRRMHYGQKSSVKELAFELGFSDPDYFSRLFKKNTGKTVAEFFQDLS